Proteins encoded in a region of the Burkholderia ubonensis subsp. mesacidophila genome:
- the pxpB gene encoding 5-oxoprolinase subunit PxpB, which translates to MTHPRIYPLGDAALVCEVPPPATLDCQRRVWAVAEAARAWPHVVDVVPGMNNLTIVFDALAASADTLTDMLRDAWETADVEHAPGREIEIPVEYGGAAGPDLQAVAAHTGLTADEVVARHAAAEYVVFFLGFQPGFAYLGGLDAALHTPRRAAPRLEVPAGSVGIGGAQTGIYPATSPGGWQLIGRTAHVLFDPSRQPPTLLLPGDRVRFTIAGVHAT; encoded by the coding sequence ATGACGCATCCACGCATCTATCCGCTCGGCGACGCCGCGCTTGTCTGCGAGGTGCCGCCCCCCGCCACGCTCGATTGCCAGCGGCGCGTCTGGGCCGTTGCCGAGGCCGCGCGCGCGTGGCCGCACGTCGTCGACGTCGTGCCGGGCATGAACAACCTGACGATCGTGTTCGACGCGCTCGCCGCGTCTGCCGACACGCTGACGGACATGCTGCGCGACGCGTGGGAAACCGCCGACGTCGAGCATGCGCCCGGCCGCGAGATCGAGATTCCGGTCGAATACGGCGGCGCGGCCGGCCCCGACCTGCAGGCGGTCGCCGCGCACACCGGCCTGACGGCCGACGAAGTGGTCGCGCGCCATGCGGCGGCCGAATACGTGGTGTTCTTCCTCGGCTTCCAGCCGGGTTTCGCGTATCTCGGCGGCCTCGACGCCGCGCTGCACACGCCGCGCCGCGCGGCCCCGCGCCTCGAGGTGCCGGCCGGATCGGTCGGCATCGGCGGCGCGCAGACCGGCATCTACCCCGCCACGTCGCCCGGCGGCTGGCAACTGATCGGCCGCACCGCGCACGTGCTGTTCGATCCGTCCCGGCAGCCGCCGACGCTGCTCCTGCCCGGCGACCGGGTGCGCTTCACCATTGCGGGAGTCCACGCGACATGA
- a CDS encoding ABC transporter substrate-binding protein — protein sequence MEYNRLLHTLRVTAIAGVAAASFGVAGSAFAQIPNKTLVYCSEGSPAGFDSAQYTTGVDFTASTFTVYNRLVEFERGGTKVEPGLAEKWDVSPDGKVYTFHLRHGIKFHTTDFFKPTREFNADDVVFSFQRMLDPNQPFRKAYPVSFPYFTDMGLDKLITKVEKVDPYTVKFTLSEPNAPFIQNMAMEFASILSSEYADQLMKAGKAADINQKPIGTGPFIFRSYTKDATIRFDGNPDYWKKGEVKISKLIFSITPDPGVRVQKIKRNECQVMTYPRPADIATLKADAGVDMPSQAGFNLGYLAYNVEHKPMDKLEVREALDMAINKKAILESVYQGAGQAASAPMPPTQWSYDKSLKMPAYDTAKAKALLSKAGFPNGFEITLWAMPVQRAYNPNARLMAEMIQADWAKIGVKAKIVTYEWGEYMKRAHAGEQDTMLIGWTGDNGDPDNWLGTLLGCEAVKGNNFSKWCYKPFDDLVQKGRSTTGQDARTKIYTQAQQVFAQQVPFSPIANSTVYQPVRKNIVDMRIEPLGYARFDGVSVK from the coding sequence ATGGAATATAACCGTCTGTTGCACACCCTGCGTGTTACCGCCATTGCAGGCGTGGCAGCGGCATCGTTCGGCGTCGCGGGCTCTGCATTCGCACAGATCCCGAACAAAACGCTCGTCTACTGCTCAGAAGGCAGCCCGGCGGGCTTCGATTCCGCGCAATACACGACCGGCGTCGATTTCACGGCGTCCACGTTCACCGTCTACAACCGCCTCGTCGAATTCGAGCGCGGCGGCACCAAGGTCGAGCCCGGCCTCGCCGAGAAGTGGGACGTGTCGCCGGATGGCAAGGTCTACACGTTCCACCTGCGCCACGGCATCAAGTTCCACACGACCGACTTCTTCAAGCCGACCCGCGAATTCAACGCGGACGACGTCGTGTTCTCGTTCCAGCGCATGCTCGATCCGAACCAGCCGTTCCGCAAGGCCTACCCGGTGTCGTTCCCGTACTTCACCGACATGGGCCTCGACAAGCTGATCACGAAGGTCGAGAAGGTCGATCCGTACACGGTGAAGTTCACGCTGTCGGAACCGAACGCGCCGTTCATCCAGAACATGGCGATGGAATTCGCGTCGATCCTGTCGTCCGAATACGCGGACCAGCTGATGAAGGCCGGCAAGGCCGCCGACATCAACCAGAAGCCGATCGGCACGGGCCCGTTCATCTTCCGCAGCTATACGAAGGACGCGACGATCCGCTTCGACGGCAATCCTGACTACTGGAAGAAGGGCGAAGTGAAGATCTCGAAGCTGATCTTCTCGATCACGCCCGATCCGGGCGTGCGCGTGCAGAAGATCAAGCGCAACGAGTGCCAGGTGATGACCTATCCGCGTCCGGCCGACATCGCGACGCTGAAGGCCGACGCGGGCGTCGACATGCCGTCGCAGGCGGGCTTCAACCTCGGCTACCTCGCGTACAACGTCGAGCACAAGCCGATGGACAAGCTCGAGGTGCGCGAAGCGCTCGACATGGCGATCAACAAGAAGGCGATCCTCGAATCGGTGTACCAGGGCGCGGGCCAGGCCGCGAGCGCGCCGATGCCGCCGACGCAATGGTCCTATGACAAGAGCCTGAAGATGCCCGCGTACGACACCGCGAAGGCGAAGGCGCTGCTGTCGAAGGCCGGCTTCCCGAACGGCTTCGAGATCACGCTGTGGGCGATGCCGGTGCAGCGCGCGTACAACCCGAACGCACGCCTGATGGCGGAGATGATCCAGGCCGACTGGGCGAAGATCGGCGTGAAGGCGAAGATCGTCACGTACGAGTGGGGCGAGTACATGAAGCGCGCGCACGCCGGCGAGCAGGACACGATGCTGATCGGCTGGACAGGCGACAACGGCGACCCCGACAACTGGCTCGGCACGCTGCTCGGCTGCGAGGCGGTGAAGGGCAACAACTTCTCGAAGTGGTGCTACAAGCCGTTCGACGACCTCGTGCAGAAGGGCCGCTCGACGACGGGCCAGGATGCGCGCACGAAGATCTACACGCAGGCGCAGCAGGTCTTCGCGCAGCAGGTGCCGTTCTCGCCGATCGCGAACTCGACCGTCTACCAGCCGGTGCGCAAGAACATCGTCGACATGCGCATCGAGCCGCTCGGCTACGCACGTTTCGACGGCGTGAGCGTGAAGTAA
- a CDS encoding 5-formyltetrahydrofolate cyclo-ligase → MEHGVSESIARNHLAERKQALRRALSEARRDAASRPAANDALDARLRALLERLAPRTVGFYWPLPGEFDARAAVLAWRAAQAGRQVALPVIREQRTPLEFHAWDDATPMREGHHRIPEPASGVVVVPDLLLIPCVGFDTWLYRLGYGGGYYDRTLAAWPGGSLPVTVGIAYEACKVDALPAEDHDLAMHWVVTDEETYVADA, encoded by the coding sequence ATGGAGCACGGAGTGAGCGAAAGCATAGCACGCAACCATCTGGCCGAACGGAAGCAGGCATTGCGCCGGGCGCTGTCCGAGGCCCGCCGCGACGCCGCGTCGCGCCCCGCGGCGAACGACGCGCTCGATGCGCGGCTGCGTGCGTTGCTCGAACGGCTCGCGCCGCGCACGGTGGGGTTCTACTGGCCGCTGCCGGGGGAGTTCGACGCGCGCGCGGCGGTGCTCGCGTGGCGCGCGGCGCAGGCCGGCCGGCAGGTGGCGCTGCCGGTGATCCGCGAGCAGCGCACGCCGCTCGAGTTTCATGCGTGGGACGACGCGACGCCGATGCGCGAGGGGCATCACCGGATTCCGGAGCCGGCCTCCGGCGTGGTCGTGGTGCCGGACCTGCTGCTGATTCCGTGCGTGGGATTCGATACGTGGCTGTACCGGCTCGGGTATGGCGGCGGATATTACGACCGCACGCTCGCCGCGTGGCCGGGCGGGTCGCTGCCGGTAACGGTGGGCATCGCGTACGAGGCGTGCAAGGTCGACGCGCTGCCGGCCGAGGATCACGATCTCGCGATGCACTGGGTCGTGACGGACGAGGAAACCTACGTCGCCGACGCGTGA
- the pxpA gene encoding 5-oxoprolinase subunit PxpA, translating to MEIDLNADLGEGYGSDEALLDLVTSANIACGWHAGGANAMRDCVRWAVQKGVSIGAHPSFLDPENFGRKEMQLPANDIYAGVLYQLGALSAIAQAEGGRIAHVKPHGALYNQAARDPMIADAVVSAIHDFDPSLAVFGLANSVFVAAARHAGLAAIEEVFADRGYRADGALVPRSEPGALVDDEDEVIARTLDMVRDRRVRAVSGEWVPLNAQTVCLHGDGPHALAFARRIRAALEQAGIDVVAPGALHADEGA from the coding sequence ATGGAAATCGATCTGAACGCCGACCTGGGCGAAGGATACGGATCGGACGAGGCGCTGCTCGACCTCGTTACGTCGGCAAACATCGCATGCGGCTGGCACGCGGGCGGCGCGAACGCGATGCGCGACTGCGTGCGCTGGGCCGTGCAGAAGGGCGTGTCGATCGGCGCGCATCCGAGTTTTCTCGATCCCGAGAATTTCGGCCGCAAGGAAATGCAGCTGCCGGCGAACGACATCTATGCAGGCGTGCTTTATCAGCTCGGCGCGCTATCTGCGATCGCACAGGCCGAAGGCGGCCGCATCGCGCACGTGAAACCGCACGGCGCGCTGTACAACCAGGCCGCGCGCGATCCGATGATCGCCGACGCGGTGGTGTCCGCAATTCACGACTTTGATCCGTCGCTCGCGGTGTTCGGCCTCGCCAACAGCGTGTTCGTCGCGGCCGCGCGGCACGCGGGGCTCGCGGCGATCGAGGAAGTGTTCGCCGATCGCGGCTACCGCGCGGACGGCGCGCTCGTGCCGCGCAGCGAGCCGGGTGCGCTCGTCGACGACGAGGACGAGGTGATCGCCCGCACGCTCGACATGGTGCGCGACCGGCGGGTGCGCGCGGTCAGCGGGGAGTGGGTGCCGCTCAATGCGCAGACGGTCTGTCTGCATGGCGACGGGCCGCATGCGCTGGCGTTTGCGCGAAGGATTCGCGCGGCGCTCGAACAGGCGGGGATCGACGTTGTCGCGCCGGGGGCGCTGCATGCGGACGAAGGCGCGTGA
- a CDS encoding ABC transporter ATP-binding protein has product MSENLLTIRNLAVNFNGLPAVDRINLSIAPGEVVGVVGESGSGKSVTMMALMGLIDAPGKVTADEVTFNGVDLLKASPKARRRIIGKDIAMVFQDALTSLNPSYTVGYQIKEVLKLHEGLRGDALNRRALELLDQVGIPDPKSRIDSFPHQMSGGMNQRVMIAMAVACNPKLLIADEPTTALDVTIQAQIMDLLVKLQKERGMALVLISHDLAVVSEVAQRVAVMYAGEVIETNRVPDIFAQPHHPYTEALLAAIPEHNKGARRLAALPGMVPGRDDRPSGCLFAPRCKYVVDDCRKARPSLDTLVAGNDAMRARCIKPLNLTNLDLTGGAR; this is encoded by the coding sequence ATGAGCGAGAACCTTCTGACCATCCGCAATCTCGCGGTGAATTTCAACGGCCTGCCCGCCGTCGACCGGATCAACCTGTCGATCGCGCCGGGCGAGGTGGTGGGCGTCGTCGGCGAATCGGGCTCGGGCAAGAGCGTGACGATGATGGCGCTGATGGGCCTGATCGACGCGCCGGGCAAGGTGACGGCCGACGAAGTCACGTTCAATGGCGTGGACCTGCTGAAGGCGTCGCCGAAGGCGCGCCGTCGGATCATCGGCAAGGACATCGCGATGGTGTTCCAGGACGCGCTGACGAGCCTGAACCCGAGCTACACGGTCGGCTACCAGATCAAGGAAGTGCTGAAGCTGCACGAGGGGCTGCGCGGCGATGCGCTGAACCGCCGCGCGCTCGAGCTGCTCGACCAGGTCGGCATCCCCGACCCGAAGAGCCGCATCGATTCGTTCCCGCACCAGATGTCGGGCGGGATGAACCAGCGCGTGATGATCGCGATGGCCGTCGCGTGCAACCCGAAGCTGCTGATCGCCGACGAGCCGACCACCGCGCTCGACGTGACGATCCAGGCGCAGATCATGGATCTGCTCGTGAAGCTGCAGAAAGAGCGCGGCATGGCGCTCGTGCTGATCTCGCACGATCTCGCCGTGGTGTCCGAAGTCGCGCAGCGCGTCGCGGTGATGTACGCGGGCGAGGTCATCGAGACCAACCGCGTGCCGGACATCTTCGCGCAGCCGCACCATCCGTACACCGAAGCATTGCTCGCGGCGATTCCCGAGCACAACAAGGGGGCGCGGCGGCTTGCCGCATTGCCGGGGATGGTGCCGGGCCGCGATGATCGCCCGTCCGGGTGCCTGTTCGCGCCGCGCTGCAAGTACGTCGTCGACGATTGCCGCAAGGCGCGTCCGTCGCTCGATACGCTGGTGGCGGGCAACGACGCGATGCGCGCGCGCTGCATCAAGCCGCTCAATCTGACCAACCTCGACCTGACGGGAGGCGCACGATGA
- a CDS encoding 5-oxoprolinase subunit C family protein: MSQSKAPGGIEVLRAGPLSTVQDLGRQGARHLGVAQGGALDSLALEVGNRLVGNRPDAAAVEITIGPAAFRFPRATRIAITGTEFGAALDGMPVHSWWSLPVEAGQTLTMPAAKRGMRGYLCIAGGIDVLPMLGSRSTDLASRFGGLGGRVLRDGDRLPVGVPPATLGCLAADAPEFGVKAPAWCGFARVDEPPRRHRPAHAHAPWAMPVRVLPGPDYASFGAESQQAFWDEEWLVTANSNRMGYRLAGVELTRERPVELLSHAVLPGTIQVPPNGQPIVLMHDAQTTGGYPKIGTVIRADLWKLAQARLNLPIRFVRTTPNAARDALAAERAYLRQIDVAIAMREEARQRAQSRAA, encoded by the coding sequence ATGAGTCAGAGCAAAGCGCCGGGCGGCATCGAGGTGTTGCGGGCCGGCCCGCTGTCGACCGTGCAGGATCTCGGCCGCCAGGGCGCGCGCCATCTCGGCGTCGCGCAGGGCGGCGCGCTCGACAGCCTCGCGCTCGAGGTCGGCAACCGGCTCGTCGGCAACCGCCCGGACGCGGCCGCCGTCGAGATCACGATCGGCCCGGCCGCCTTCCGCTTCCCGCGCGCGACGCGCATCGCGATCACCGGCACCGAATTCGGCGCGGCGCTCGATGGCATGCCGGTCCACTCGTGGTGGAGCCTGCCCGTCGAGGCCGGCCAGACGCTGACGATGCCGGCCGCGAAGCGCGGGATGCGCGGCTATCTGTGCATCGCGGGCGGCATCGACGTGCTGCCGATGCTCGGCTCGCGCAGCACCGATCTCGCGTCGCGCTTCGGCGGCCTCGGCGGCCGCGTGCTGCGCGACGGCGACCGGCTGCCGGTCGGCGTGCCGCCGGCGACGCTCGGCTGCCTCGCGGCCGATGCGCCCGAGTTCGGCGTCAAGGCGCCGGCCTGGTGCGGTTTCGCGCGCGTCGACGAGCCGCCGCGCCGCCACCGGCCCGCCCACGCGCACGCGCCGTGGGCGATGCCGGTGCGCGTGCTGCCCGGCCCCGACTACGCGTCGTTCGGCGCGGAGTCGCAGCAGGCGTTCTGGGATGAAGAATGGCTCGTCACGGCCAACAGCAACCGGATGGGCTACCGCCTCGCCGGCGTCGAGCTGACCCGCGAACGGCCGGTGGAACTGCTGTCGCACGCGGTGCTTCCCGGCACGATCCAGGTGCCGCCGAACGGCCAGCCGATCGTGCTGATGCACGACGCGCAGACGACCGGGGGATATCCTAAGATCGGAACGGTGATTCGCGCGGACCTGTGGAAGCTCGCACAGGCGCGCCTGAACCTGCCGATCCGTTTCGTGCGCACGACGCCGAACGCGGCGCGCGACGCACTGGCCGCGGAGCGGGCCTACCTGCGGCAGATCGACGTCGCGATCGCGATGCGCGAGGAAGCGCGCCAGCGCGCGCAGTCGCGCGCGGCGTGA
- a CDS encoding ABC transporter permease subunit, which yields MSNLQNTLPRETAPVGGRMLALREFWSNFSRNRGAVGAGIVVLVLIVAAVFAPLLAPHSPVEQYRDYVKIPPAWLDGGNWKFVLGTDEAGRDILSRLMYGARMSFWIGFVSVVLALIPGIVLGLVAAFFQKWADTAVMRVMDVLLALPSLLLAVAVVAIIGPGLTNTMFAIAIVALPAYVRLTRASALGELQKEYVTASRVAGAGTLRLMFSQVLPNCTAPLIVQATLGFSSAILDAAALGFLGLGVQPPTAEWGAMLASARDYIDNAWWIVTMPGLSILISVLAINLLGDGLRDALDPKLKRMA from the coding sequence ATGAGCAACCTGCAAAACACCCTGCCGCGCGAAACCGCGCCGGTCGGCGGACGCATGCTCGCGCTGCGCGAGTTCTGGAGCAACTTCTCGCGCAACCGCGGCGCGGTCGGCGCGGGCATCGTCGTGCTCGTGCTGATCGTGGCCGCCGTGTTCGCGCCGCTGCTCGCGCCGCACAGCCCGGTCGAGCAATACCGCGACTACGTGAAGATCCCGCCCGCGTGGCTCGACGGCGGCAACTGGAAGTTCGTCCTCGGCACCGACGAAGCCGGCCGCGACATCCTGTCCCGGCTGATGTACGGCGCGCGGATGTCGTTCTGGATCGGCTTCGTGTCGGTCGTGCTCGCGCTGATCCCGGGCATCGTGCTCGGGCTCGTCGCCGCGTTCTTCCAGAAGTGGGCGGACACGGCCGTGATGCGCGTGATGGACGTGCTGCTCGCGCTGCCGTCGCTGCTGCTCGCGGTCGCGGTCGTCGCGATCATCGGCCCGGGCCTCACCAACACGATGTTCGCGATCGCGATCGTCGCGCTGCCCGCGTACGTGCGCCTGACGCGCGCGTCGGCGCTCGGCGAGCTGCAGAAGGAGTACGTGACGGCGTCGCGCGTGGCGGGCGCCGGCACGCTGCGCCTGATGTTCTCGCAAGTGCTGCCGAACTGCACGGCGCCGCTGATCGTGCAGGCGACGCTCGGCTTCTCGTCGGCGATCCTCGACGCGGCCGCGCTCGGCTTCCTCGGCCTCGGCGTGCAGCCGCCGACCGCCGAATGGGGCGCGATGCTGGCCTCCGCGCGCGACTACATCGACAACGCATGGTGGATCGTGACGATGCCGGGCCTGTCGATCCTGATCTCGGTGCTCGCGATCAACCTGCTCGGCGACGGGCTGCGCGATGCGCTCGATCCCAAACTGAAACGGATGGCCTGA
- a CDS encoding winged helix DNA-binding protein, with the protein MKRHPTKIVSSEHLVSDSSAELSELEYGLIMAGNAFNRWMVRCMSAAGAKDMTAVEVSLLHHVSHRERQKKLADICFVLNIEDTHVATYALKKLIARGYVKSEKSGKEVFFFATQAGRDLCLKYREVREHCLIETLRDSGLTNEQIGDAAQLLRHASGLYDTAARAAASL; encoded by the coding sequence ATGAAGCGTCATCCGACCAAGATCGTCTCTTCCGAACACCTGGTTTCCGATTCGAGCGCGGAACTGTCCGAGCTCGAATACGGGCTCATCATGGCGGGCAATGCGTTCAACCGCTGGATGGTGCGGTGCATGTCGGCCGCGGGCGCGAAGGACATGACGGCGGTCGAGGTGTCGCTGCTGCATCACGTCAGCCATCGCGAACGCCAGAAGAAGCTCGCCGACATCTGCTTCGTGCTCAATATCGAGGATACGCACGTCGCGACCTACGCGCTGAAAAAACTGATCGCCCGAGGCTACGTCAAGAGCGAGAAAAGCGGCAAGGAAGTGTTCTTCTTCGCGACCCAGGCCGGGCGCGACCTGTGCCTGAAGTACCGCGAGGTGCGCGAACACTGCCTGATCGAGACGCTCAGGGACAGCGGCCTCACCAACGAACAGATCGGCGACGCGGCGCAGCTGCTGCGCCACGCGTCCGGGCTGTACGACACGGCCGCGCGGGCGGCGGCGTCGCTGTAG
- a CDS encoding peptide ABC transporter ATP-binding protein, with the protein MNAVNETRHAAHDEDAVLVADQLAKHYQVKRGMFGQGTVKALNGVSFTLRRGRTLAVVGESGCGKSTLARQLTMIETPTAGHLTIDGKDVAGADRQTIAELRRRVQMVFQNPFASLNPRKTVEQTLSEPLEINTNLSAQERAQRVAQIMRTVGLRPEHAKRYPHMFSGGQRQRVAIARAMILDPRIVVADEPVSALDVSIQAQILNLFMDLQEQFKTSYVFISHNLAVVEHIADDVMVMYFGSVAELGDKATIYARPRHPYTRALMSATPAIFEEDRRVQIKLQGELPSPLNPPSGCAFHQRCPYAVERCRAEEPQLRDVDGRRVACHRAEEVGEANA; encoded by the coding sequence ATGAATGCTGTCAACGAAACGCGCCACGCTGCGCACGACGAGGATGCGGTGCTGGTCGCCGACCAGCTCGCGAAGCACTACCAGGTGAAGCGCGGGATGTTCGGCCAGGGCACCGTGAAGGCGCTCAACGGCGTGTCGTTCACGCTCAGGCGCGGCCGGACGCTCGCGGTCGTCGGCGAGTCCGGCTGCGGCAAGTCGACCCTCGCGCGCCAGCTGACGATGATCGAGACGCCGACCGCCGGGCACCTGACGATCGACGGCAAGGACGTCGCGGGCGCGGACCGCCAGACGATCGCCGAGCTGCGCCGCCGCGTGCAGATGGTGTTCCAGAACCCGTTCGCGTCGCTGAATCCGCGCAAGACCGTCGAGCAGACGTTGTCGGAGCCGCTCGAGATCAACACGAACCTCTCCGCGCAGGAGCGCGCGCAGCGCGTCGCGCAGATCATGCGCACGGTCGGCCTGCGGCCCGAGCATGCGAAGCGCTATCCGCACATGTTCTCGGGCGGCCAGCGGCAGCGCGTCGCGATCGCGCGCGCGATGATCCTCGATCCGCGGATCGTCGTCGCCGACGAGCCGGTGTCCGCGCTCGACGTGTCGATCCAGGCGCAGATCCTCAACCTGTTCATGGACCTGCAGGAGCAGTTCAAGACCAGCTACGTGTTCATCTCGCACAACCTCGCGGTGGTCGAGCACATTGCCGACGACGTGATGGTGATGTACTTCGGCAGCGTCGCGGAGCTCGGCGACAAGGCGACGATCTACGCGCGGCCGCGGCATCCGTACACGCGCGCGCTGATGTCGGCGACGCCGGCGATCTTCGAGGAAGACCGCCGCGTGCAGATCAAGCTGCAGGGCGAGCTGCCGTCGCCGCTCAATCCGCCGTCGGGCTGCGCGTTCCATCAGCGCTGCCCGTATGCGGTCGAGCGCTGCCGGGCCGAGGAACCGCAACTGCGCGACGTCGATGGCCGGCGCGTCGCCTGCCATCGCGCCGAGGAGGTGGGGGAGGCGAATGCCTGA
- a CDS encoding ABC transporter permease subunit — MLRFVLRRVGMVIPTFIGITILAFALIHLIPGDPIEVMMGERGVDPAMHAEAMKRLGLDQPLPVQYVHYIGRALSGDLGTSIITNTSVAGEFFARFPATVELSLCALVFALAVGLPAGVVAALRRGSIVDHGVMGTALTGYSMPIFWWGLILIMVFSSYLGWTPVSGRIAVEYEIPHVTGFMLIDALLAPDEGSFKSAVSHLILPAIVLGTIPLAVIARMTRSSMLEVLREDYIRTARAKGLSPARVVVVHALRNALIPVVTVIGLQIGTLLAGAVLTETLFSWPGVGKWLIDAIGRRDYPVVQGGILLIATLVIVVNLVVDLLYGVLNPRIRHTR, encoded by the coding sequence ATGCTCCGATTCGTATTGCGCCGCGTGGGCATGGTGATCCCGACCTTCATCGGCATCACCATCCTCGCGTTCGCGCTGATTCACCTGATACCGGGCGACCCCATCGAAGTGATGATGGGCGAGCGCGGCGTCGATCCCGCGATGCACGCAGAGGCGATGAAACGCCTCGGGCTCGACCAGCCGCTGCCCGTGCAGTATGTCCACTACATCGGCCGCGCGCTGTCGGGCGACCTCGGCACGTCGATCATCACCAACACGAGCGTCGCGGGCGAATTCTTCGCGCGCTTCCCGGCGACCGTCGAGCTGTCGCTGTGCGCGCTCGTCTTCGCGCTCGCCGTCGGCCTGCCGGCCGGCGTCGTCGCGGCGCTGCGGCGCGGCTCGATCGTCGACCACGGCGTGATGGGCACCGCGCTCACCGGCTATTCGATGCCGATCTTCTGGTGGGGGCTGATCCTCATCATGGTGTTTTCGTCGTACCTGGGCTGGACGCCCGTGTCCGGCCGCATCGCGGTCGAATATGAAATTCCGCACGTGACGGGCTTCATGCTGATCGACGCGCTGCTCGCGCCGGACGAAGGCTCGTTCAAGTCGGCGGTCAGCCACCTGATCCTGCCGGCGATCGTGCTCGGCACGATTCCGCTCGCGGTGATCGCGCGGATGACCCGTTCGTCGATGCTCGAAGTGCTGCGCGAGGACTACATCCGCACCGCGCGCGCGAAGGGGCTGTCGCCGGCGCGCGTCGTCGTCGTGCATGCGCTGCGCAACGCGCTGATCCCGGTCGTCACCGTGATCGGCCTGCAGATCGGCACGCTGCTCGCCGGCGCGGTGCTGACCGAGACGCTGTTTTCGTGGCCGGGCGTCGGCAAGTGGCTGATCGACGCGATCGGCCGCCGCGACTATCCGGTCGTGCAAGGCGGCATCCTGCTGATCGCGACCCTCGTGATCGTCGTGAACCTGGTCGTCGACCTGCTGTACGGCGTGCTGAACCCGCGCATCCGCCATACGAGGTAA
- a CDS encoding TraB/GumN family protein, whose amino-acid sequence MPEGLAARGATARRVRIGGTRVRRAYRNARRWSVRTVTGAALAGACAMAAGLAVPVELARAEARAPATAPLHPSQVPPPGLTLPGFHPPPVSNGSVASGAVRAQPARMPFYVATKGKVTIYVLGTLHVGDPSDYPPAQPFRPRVLAALAASPTLALELSPDDLLESQDDVSKYGICNYACLPRLLPEPLWQQLAGRLRGNAAALAEIRKMRPWLAALVVETYDSLSAGLQTEYGTEAQLQNVYLKKKGGRVVGLETLAEQMRAFTGLTLAEQREMLAQDMVQTPAQNAADIKALHRLWRIGDADALAAWAVAKSERLTRSKALSASLDNKILYERNRRFVTRMTAIAAPNRPLFVAIGALHLGGPRGVLELLRQQGYRVDAN is encoded by the coding sequence ATGCCTGAAGGCCTGGCGGCGCGCGGAGCCACCGCGCGCCGTGTGCGCATCGGCGGTACGCGCGTGCGTCGCGCGTACCGCAACGCACGCCGCTGGAGCGTGCGCACCGTGACCGGCGCGGCGCTGGCCGGTGCGTGCGCGATGGCGGCAGGCCTCGCCGTGCCCGTCGAGCTCGCGCGGGCCGAGGCTCGCGCGCCGGCGACGGCGCCGCTCCATCCTTCGCAGGTGCCGCCGCCCGGCCTGACCCTGCCGGGCTTCCACCCGCCGCCGGTGTCGAACGGCTCGGTCGCGAGCGGCGCGGTGCGCGCGCAGCCGGCGCGGATGCCGTTTTACGTCGCGACCAAGGGCAAGGTCACGATCTACGTGCTCGGCACGCTGCACGTCGGCGATCCGTCCGACTATCCGCCCGCGCAGCCGTTCCGGCCGCGCGTCCTCGCGGCGCTCGCCGCATCGCCGACGCTCGCGCTCGAGCTGTCGCCGGACGACCTGCTCGAATCGCAGGACGATGTATCGAAGTACGGCATCTGCAACTACGCGTGCCTGCCGCGCCTGTTGCCCGAGCCGCTGTGGCAGCAGCTGGCCGGCCGGCTGCGCGGCAATGCGGCCGCGCTCGCCGAGATCCGCAAGATGCGGCCGTGGCTTGCCGCGCTCGTCGTCGAGACCTACGACTCGCTGTCGGCCGGCCTGCAGACCGAGTACGGCACCGAGGCGCAATTGCAGAACGTGTACCTGAAGAAGAAGGGCGGCCGGGTGGTCGGGCTCGAGACGCTCGCCGAGCAGATGCGCGCGTTCACCGGCCTCACGCTCGCCGAGCAGCGCGAGATGCTCGCGCAGGACATGGTGCAGACGCCCGCGCAGAACGCCGCCGACATCAAGGCGCTGCACCGGCTGTGGCGGATCGGCGACGCCGATGCGCTCGCCGCGTGGGCCGTCGCGAAGAGCGAGCGCCTGACGCGTTCGAAGGCGCTGTCCGCCTCGTTGGACAACAAGATCCTGTACGAGCGCAACCGGCGCTTCGTTACGCGGATGACGGCAATCGCCGCGCCGAACCGGCCGCTGTTCGTCGCGATCGGCGCGCTGCACCTGGGCGGCCCGCGCGGCGTGCTCGAATTGTTGCGCCAGCAAGGTTACCGGGTCGACGCGAACTGA